In Pseudobdellovibrionaceae bacterium, the following proteins share a genomic window:
- the efp gene encoding elongation factor P — protein MVSTSEFKKGLKILIDNEPYVITDFQHVKPGKGNQFTRTKLKHLINDSNLERTIKSGEKFPVPDVHYQNMNFLYKDETGFNFMDQTSFEQFSLSEEVLGDAVHFLIENMEVNVCIYNDRAVGVELPNSVVLRVTQTDPGLKGNTVTNTFKPATLETGYVVQVPLHINEGDTLKIDTRSGEYVGRVNE, from the coding sequence ATGGTATCGACCAGCGAATTTAAAAAGGGCCTTAAGATTCTCATTGATAACGAACCCTACGTTATTACTGATTTTCAACACGTGAAGCCGGGTAAGGGAAATCAATTCACCCGTACCAAACTCAAGCACCTGATCAACGACTCCAATTTAGAGCGCACAATTAAATCAGGTGAAAAATTTCCGGTCCCAGATGTCCACTATCAAAATATGAACTTCCTTTACAAGGACGAGACCGGCTTTAACTTTATGGACCAGACTTCTTTTGAGCAGTTTTCTCTCAGTGAAGAAGTCCTAGGGGATGCGGTTCATTTTTTAATCGAGAACATGGAAGTCAATGTTTGTATCTACAATGACCGTGCTGTTGGCGTAGAACTTCCCAACTCCGTTGTTCTAAGAGTTACTCAGACTGATCCCGGATTAAAAGGCAACACCGTCACGAATACATTTAAGCCGGCCACCCTGGAAACTGGCTATGTGGTTCAGGTTCCTCTGCACATTAATGAAGGGGACACCTTGAAAATCGACACTCGCAGTGGCGAGTATGTTGGTCGAGTGAACGAGTAG
- the ruvB gene encoding Holliday junction branch migration DNA helicase RuvB — protein sequence MDIDQDRIINGLPKEEDKPLDRALRPTCFEEFPGQTKVKDKLKVFVEAAKLRGEPLDHTLLCGPPGLGKTTLAHIIAHSLGVEIRCTSGPALHRKGDLAAILTSLRPNSLFFIDEIHRLNRDVEEYLYSAMEDYHLDIISGEGLGARTMRFQLAPFTLVGATTRAGLLKAPFRDRFGILERLSFYDREALQEILYRSADLLGIRLDQKGAVEIARRSRGTPRVANRLLKRVRDYAQVKGDGVIHGDLASYALDQLEVDQLGLDNMDRRILHLIHHKFEGGPVGIDTMAAALSEEPDTLEEVYEPFLIQEGLLQKTPRGRVITTTSKEHLQTLADKGIDFA from the coding sequence TTGGATATTGATCAGGATCGCATCATTAACGGCTTGCCCAAAGAGGAAGACAAACCTTTGGATCGCGCTTTGCGGCCGACCTGTTTTGAAGAATTTCCTGGTCAAACCAAGGTCAAAGACAAGCTCAAGGTCTTTGTCGAGGCAGCCAAGCTGCGAGGCGAGCCATTGGATCACACTTTGCTCTGTGGACCTCCCGGACTGGGAAAGACCACTTTGGCTCATATCATCGCTCACAGCTTGGGTGTGGAGATTCGCTGCACCAGTGGGCCGGCGCTTCACCGCAAAGGGGATTTGGCAGCCATCCTCACCAGTCTTCGCCCGAACTCCCTGTTTTTTATTGATGAGATCCATCGCCTTAATCGGGATGTGGAAGAGTATTTGTATTCGGCCATGGAAGACTATCACCTGGACATTATTTCCGGTGAGGGTTTGGGGGCGCGGACCATGCGTTTTCAGTTGGCTCCATTTACTTTGGTGGGGGCCACCACTCGAGCCGGTCTTTTGAAGGCGCCCTTCCGCGATCGCTTTGGGATTTTAGAGCGACTGAGTTTTTATGATCGTGAAGCTCTCCAGGAGATTCTCTACCGTTCGGCGGATCTATTGGGAATAAGGCTCGATCAGAAAGGGGCAGTGGAAATCGCCCGTCGCTCCCGGGGAACTCCGCGTGTGGCCAACCGATTGTTGAAGCGAGTGAGGGATTACGCTCAGGTCAAGGGCGATGGGGTGATTCATGGGGATCTAGCCTCCTATGCCTTGGATCAACTGGAAGTGGATCAGTTGGGCTTGGACAACATGGATCGGCGGATTTTACATTTGATTCATCACAAGTTTGAAGGTGGCCCGGTGGGAATTGACACCATGGCGGCAGCTTTGTCGGAAGAACCCGACACTCTCGAAGAAGTGTACGAACCATTTTTGATTCAAGAAGGTTTACTGCAGAAGACCCCTCGCGGGCGGGTGATCACCACCACATCCAAAGAGCACTTGCAGACCTTGGCCGATAAAGGCATTGATTTCGCTTAA
- the ruvC gene encoding crossover junction endodeoxyribonuclease RuvC, whose product MGIILGLDPGSQYTGYGILKSHQDKIEYLSHGVLQLGGRASFAARLHELSGQLGRVMEQWRPTDVVVEKVFLGPNVDSAFKLGHARGVCLAMTAQFGCQLHEMAPRAVKKAVTGYGAASKDQVALAVSSWLRLDTTGIRHDATDALALAVARALVNESETRLKQMMMENP is encoded by the coding sequence ATGGGAATCATCTTGGGTTTGGACCCTGGCAGCCAGTACACCGGATATGGAATCCTCAAATCTCATCAGGATAAGATCGAGTATTTAAGTCATGGAGTCCTCCAGCTGGGTGGGCGGGCCTCGTTTGCCGCTCGGCTCCATGAGTTATCTGGTCAGCTGGGGAGAGTGATGGAGCAGTGGCGGCCCACAGATGTGGTGGTCGAAAAAGTCTTTCTTGGCCCCAACGTGGACAGTGCTTTTAAGCTCGGACATGCAAGGGGGGTTTGTCTCGCCATGACGGCTCAGTTTGGTTGTCAACTCCACGAGATGGCTCCCCGCGCAGTCAAAAAAGCCGTGACCGGGTATGGGGCTGCCAGTAAGGATCAGGTGGCTCTGGCGGTTTCCAGTTGGTTACGGCTGGATACCACTGGCATTCGTCACGATGCCACAGATGCCCTAGCTTTGGCCGTTGCCCGCGCTTTGGTGAATGAGAGTGAAACTCGCCTTAAACAAATGATGATGGAGAATCCATGA
- a CDS encoding translocation/assembly module TamB domain-containing protein — MADFWEKWKRTFLALTAFGGLAFTLGFSYKYHLPRLKSWLMVEIEEQSQRHLPLRLWPQTVEIQILPPRIRFSEIRILPKAPIDHAVSPSSLDALELSINWLALFRGHLRLSEVELIKPHIHLKVPRLLTKGEPVVGPQPPKEPSNVRLKSFYGIPLDSLRITGLNLVAEAENESLFLRLKDANLEIENRFDAFLLDANLSSVRMEKADLPPLDLSFETRFLIDDESLQVSALKVKKQSSFLVASGYLKGELLTGGLRTGKLNSRTHFSLPELRLLAQGYLEKTKLPELKGSADVDLELKWEVDRYPDILFRTRTRDVMIDKFVIGALESEGVVSQENIQLKRLSLSNSAGRIHLHNSKIERKDEWKFSTTLAAEQLELRQLLMNVTVPETPLHLDIAGSLPCAGQFKPFKVDCKGQLFGSNLSVHSGGEDRFPIVDIEKFNAQGEVSVDAEKVTYKADLQVGENSKGKSDGIIGFKTGFNINYIGDHLDFKDVKNLAKLKLEGTGQVKGNTEGNSKHATIKMDIEGNNMWLGDFGLGRIESEMRYKEGVLTFRKMKGLFQTSRYSGNLSINLPKRRLYITGKFPYADLEDMRTLLGRHYLLPLPVSGTGSGEVKVWGPLVLNRLNFDLKSSFYRGSLAHESFDELIVHAHARDGNIRSDNIHLSKSSSRVTVNGSLSSGGHLDLVLLGRDLRLEQSENLEKLDLNMTGILDFTTSLRGPIRHPKTDLHGRLSRLVVADRPYEDSNFKMKFTSQTIQGGGNFMGDLIKTNFILPITDDAPFRLFVETKALNFTQLFNVFSGMANKKDFEARLTSTVDLRADRGGIFKSTGSVKIDDVLIRRGAVSMAAPKPIALNVKDGVVNSENFNLVGHSTYITLLAKDSSIDSLNVNVNGKVDMSLGLLFTPFLTDLRGTLSVSGQLKGKIEDPELLGSAFIDNGLVRIKNFPEAVEQVRADLLFSHKNILINAANGSLGGGPFTADGKIRINKFNEIPINIKGQFKDISLEVPKGVRTKGSGNFFVKGDWFPYTLGGELNVTYGDVTMELGDTSGGPGKIKPSSFLPDFLLRDTFQPVVLDWRVNLQRPILVKNSIVDSQVSGSLKVKGRVDSPQLLGQLSLVKDGKVFFRETPFDVTTGRIEFNGEETENPTIFLTANARVKDEYDISLLIQGKAKDPKINLTSQPPLTESEIISLLALGIAPNAEEKPFDANELATQTTLQIGSALLQKPLGNINKLTGVEVDVSGATGADGTVVPNLTLKKQFNPKLGVSASRTVETSPTNNAKVEYKFNRNFSVFGTWENKEGTPEVKDTAADKVGIDLEYRVEFK; from the coding sequence ATGGCTGACTTCTGGGAAAAGTGGAAAAGGACCTTTCTGGCGCTAACCGCCTTTGGTGGTCTGGCCTTCACTTTGGGTTTTTCCTACAAGTACCATCTGCCACGCCTAAAATCATGGCTCATGGTGGAGATTGAGGAACAATCCCAACGCCATCTCCCTCTTCGCCTGTGGCCGCAGACGGTGGAAATCCAGATTCTCCCACCCCGCATCCGCTTTTCTGAGATCCGGATCTTACCAAAGGCTCCGATTGATCACGCCGTATCTCCATCCTCTCTTGATGCTCTTGAATTGAGTATCAATTGGTTGGCCTTGTTCCGCGGTCACCTGCGCCTGTCTGAGGTGGAGCTAATCAAACCCCACATTCATCTAAAGGTTCCTCGCCTGCTAACCAAGGGCGAGCCAGTGGTTGGCCCACAACCCCCTAAGGAACCATCCAATGTCCGCCTCAAGTCATTCTATGGAATTCCGCTTGATAGTCTCAGAATTACCGGACTCAACCTGGTGGCCGAAGCCGAAAATGAAAGTCTCTTTCTGAGGCTCAAAGATGCAAATCTCGAAATTGAAAATCGCTTTGATGCTTTTCTCCTCGACGCCAACCTGTCTTCGGTGCGTATGGAGAAGGCCGACCTCCCCCCACTTGACCTCAGTTTTGAAACCCGCTTTCTGATTGACGATGAAAGCCTGCAGGTCTCAGCTCTCAAGGTGAAAAAACAATCCTCCTTTCTCGTCGCCTCGGGTTATCTGAAAGGAGAACTACTTACAGGCGGCCTGCGCACTGGGAAGTTGAATAGCCGAACACACTTTAGTCTTCCTGAACTCAGACTCCTCGCCCAGGGTTATCTGGAAAAAACCAAGCTTCCTGAGCTTAAGGGTTCAGCAGATGTCGATTTAGAACTTAAGTGGGAAGTCGACCGCTATCCCGATATCTTGTTCCGCACCCGCACCCGTGATGTCATGATCGATAAATTTGTCATTGGCGCCCTGGAATCCGAAGGGGTGGTCTCCCAGGAGAATATTCAACTCAAACGGTTGAGCCTAAGCAATTCTGCAGGACGCATCCATTTGCATAACAGCAAGATAGAGCGTAAGGACGAATGGAAATTCTCCACCACCCTAGCAGCCGAACAACTGGAACTGCGTCAACTGCTCATGAACGTGACTGTTCCTGAAACTCCATTACATTTGGACATTGCCGGCAGCCTCCCCTGCGCTGGACAATTTAAACCATTCAAAGTCGATTGCAAAGGGCAGCTCTTTGGTTCCAACCTAAGCGTTCACTCAGGTGGAGAAGATCGTTTCCCTATCGTCGATATTGAAAAGTTTAATGCCCAGGGCGAGGTGTCTGTTGATGCGGAAAAAGTCACCTACAAAGCCGATTTGCAGGTGGGTGAGAACAGTAAAGGAAAGTCGGATGGCATCATTGGCTTTAAGACTGGGTTCAACATCAATTACATAGGCGACCATCTCGATTTCAAAGATGTCAAGAATTTGGCCAAACTCAAACTTGAAGGAACAGGTCAAGTCAAAGGCAACACGGAAGGCAACAGCAAGCACGCGACCATCAAAATGGACATCGAAGGCAATAACATGTGGCTCGGGGATTTTGGCCTTGGTCGAATCGAGTCAGAAATGCGCTACAAAGAGGGTGTTCTCACTTTTCGCAAGATGAAGGGTCTTTTTCAGACCTCCCGTTACTCGGGTAATCTGTCCATCAACCTTCCCAAAAGACGTCTGTACATCACGGGCAAATTTCCCTACGCCGACCTAGAGGATATGCGAACACTTTTGGGACGCCACTACCTATTGCCTCTCCCGGTATCAGGAACCGGCTCGGGCGAAGTGAAGGTGTGGGGGCCACTCGTTCTGAACCGCCTCAACTTTGACCTCAAAAGCTCCTTTTACCGTGGCAGCTTGGCCCATGAATCTTTTGACGAACTGATCGTCCACGCTCACGCCCGAGACGGAAATATCAGATCGGACAATATCCACCTCTCCAAATCTTCCAGCCGAGTGACGGTTAACGGCAGCCTCAGTTCTGGTGGTCACTTGGATTTGGTGCTGCTCGGCCGGGATTTGCGGCTTGAGCAGTCAGAAAACCTGGAAAAGCTCGATCTTAACATGACAGGTATTCTCGACTTCACCACCTCACTCAGAGGCCCAATCAGACATCCAAAAACCGACTTGCACGGCCGCCTATCCCGCTTGGTGGTTGCTGACCGCCCCTATGAGGATTCCAACTTCAAGATGAAGTTTACTTCCCAGACCATTCAAGGTGGCGGGAACTTTATGGGAGACCTGATTAAAACCAACTTTATCCTGCCAATTACAGACGATGCTCCCTTTCGCCTGTTTGTGGAAACCAAAGCTCTTAATTTTACACAACTCTTCAATGTCTTCTCGGGCATGGCCAACAAAAAGGACTTTGAGGCCCGCCTCACTTCCACAGTGGATCTTCGTGCAGACAGAGGCGGCATATTCAAAAGCACAGGGTCAGTCAAAATTGATGACGTTCTAATTCGCCGAGGTGCAGTGAGCATGGCGGCGCCGAAACCTATTGCTCTTAACGTCAAAGATGGAGTGGTTAATTCGGAGAACTTCAATCTGGTTGGGCATAGCACCTACATCACTCTTTTGGCCAAAGACTCATCCATAGATAGCCTCAATGTGAATGTTAACGGCAAGGTGGACATGAGCTTGGGTTTACTGTTTACCCCCTTTCTTACTGACCTCAGAGGGACTCTGTCGGTTTCCGGCCAGCTCAAGGGCAAAATTGAGGATCCAGAACTCCTGGGGTCGGCCTTTATTGACAATGGTCTTGTGCGGATTAAAAACTTTCCGGAAGCTGTGGAGCAGGTTCGAGCTGATTTGTTGTTCAGTCACAAAAACATTCTCATTAATGCCGCAAATGGGAGCTTGGGCGGAGGCCCGTTTACAGCCGATGGTAAAATTCGCATCAACAAATTCAATGAAATTCCAATTAACATCAAAGGACAATTTAAAGACATCAGTCTTGAAGTCCCAAAGGGCGTCAGGACTAAGGGGTCCGGGAACTTTTTTGTCAAAGGCGATTGGTTCCCCTATACACTCGGTGGTGAGCTCAATGTCACCTATGGCGATGTCACCATGGAATTAGGTGACACATCTGGCGGCCCCGGAAAGATCAAGCCCTCTAGCTTTCTTCCCGATTTTCTCCTTCGGGACACCTTCCAACCGGTGGTGCTTGATTGGCGTGTTAACCTCCAAAGGCCCATTTTGGTCAAAAACTCAATCGTTGATAGCCAGGTGAGTGGTAGCCTTAAGGTGAAAGGTCGAGTCGACTCCCCCCAACTTCTCGGTCAGCTGAGTCTGGTTAAAGACGGAAAAGTCTTCTTTAGAGAGACCCCTTTTGACGTCACTACTGGTCGAATTGAATTTAATGGAGAGGAGACTGAAAACCCCACGATCTTCCTCACCGCCAACGCCCGGGTCAAAGACGAGTATGACATCAGCCTGCTCATCCAAGGCAAGGCCAAAGATCCAAAGATCAATCTGACCAGTCAACCCCCGCTGACAGAGTCCGAGATCATCAGTCTATTGGCGCTGGGAATTGCTCCCAATGCCGAAGAAAAACCCTTCGACGCGAATGAGCTCGCCACCCAGACCACATTGCAAATTGGTTCAGCGCTCCTCCAGAAGCCATTAGGCAACATCAATAAACTCACTGGCGTCGAGGTTGATGTCTCAGGAGCCACGGGTGCCGATGGCACGGTGGTTCCCAACTTGACCTTGAAAAAGCAATTCAATCCCAAGCTTGGCGTCTCCGCGAGTCGCACGGTGGAGACCAGTCCCACCAACAATGCCAAGGTTGAGTACAAATTTAATCGTAACTTCTCCGTATTTGGCACCTGGGAAAACAAAGAAGGAACCCCCGAGGTCAAGGATACGGCCGCTGACAAGGTGGGAATTGATTTGGAGTATAGGGTGGAGTTTAAATAG
- the ruvA gene encoding Holliday junction branch migration protein RuvA: MIGYLKGEVKFQDGETLILEVQGVGYEVHCSQNTLDEAMAQIGVIQLWIYTHVREDVFQLFGFSRPAEKQLFLSLTKVNGIGPKLALKILSGAPLDHVIRMIEDGDVKGLSRLPKVGKKTAEQMILTLKGKLVLAEEERHSPKIGPREEIISALVNLGFRLNEVEKAIDKVDPKLDVPAGIREGLRVLSSHF, from the coding sequence ATGATAGGCTACCTCAAAGGTGAAGTGAAGTTTCAGGATGGGGAAACTTTGATCCTGGAAGTTCAGGGTGTCGGCTACGAAGTTCACTGTTCACAAAACACTTTGGACGAGGCCATGGCACAAATCGGGGTCATCCAGTTGTGGATCTACACCCATGTGCGCGAAGATGTTTTCCAGTTGTTTGGCTTTTCCCGTCCGGCGGAGAAACAGCTGTTCTTGTCCCTGACAAAAGTTAATGGCATTGGTCCCAAGCTGGCCTTAAAAATTCTAAGTGGAGCACCTCTGGATCATGTTATCCGCATGATTGAGGACGGGGATGTGAAGGGTCTTTCGCGACTGCCGAAGGTAGGCAAAAAGACCGCCGAGCAAATGATCCTCACGCTCAAAGGTAAGCTGGTGCTAGCGGAAGAGGAAAGACATTCGCCTAAGATTGGCCCACGTGAGGAAATCATATCAGCCCTGGTGAATTTGGGCTTCCGTTTGAATGAAGTGGAGAAGGCCATAGACAAGGTCGATCCCAAGCTGGATGTTCCAGCCGGTATTCGTGAGGGCCTGCGGGTCTTGTCCAGTCATTTTTAG